Part of the Nakamurella alba genome is shown below.
CGACATCGGCTCCTGCCTTCCGCGCGTGCGAGGGGCGCGCGCCACTTGTGGCTCTGACGGATGCTGCGGGCGCACGACCTCCCGGACGCAGCCCGGGGGGTCGTGCGCTCGCAGTCTACGAAGGCCGGGTGGGATCCGGCATCCTGGCCGGGTCAGCCGCCGTGGGCCGACCCGCCGCGCTTCTCCAGGCCGATCTCGTCGGAGGACGAGACGCCGGCCGGCAGGTCGACGGTGGTCTTGGGCCCGGTGAACCACTTCTTCACCGACACGTGCCAGAAGATCCAGAGCAGGATCAGCGCGCCGCCGACCAGCAGCGGGGTGTAGTTCACGAACTTCCACTCGAAACTGGAGTCCCAGGGCATTCCGCCGGCCGAGGTCGGGAAGAGCGCCACGATCGAGGTCAGCACGATCTGGACCAGTGCGATCGCGTTGATCCACTTGTACTTCCGGCCCAGGTTCCACTTCCCGACCGGGAACCTGTCCCCCATCCGCCAGCGCAGGAAGATCGGGATCGCGAAGCACACGTACAGCCCGACCACGCCGATGGACACGACGGCGAAGAAGGCCACCGGTACCGGGGCGCCGTTGATGTCCACCTCGACCAGCGCGGGCAGCGTGATGATCGCGGCGACCACCGCGCAGAGCAGCACCCCCTTGGCCGGCACCCGGCTGCGGGACAGCGAGGCCCACTGCTTGGCACCGGGCACCGCGCCGTCCCTGGAGAACGCGAACAGCATCCTGGAACAGCTGGTCAGGCAGGCGACAGTGCAGAAGAACTGGCCCGCGGTGGAGATCAGCAGCACGACGCCGGCCCAGCCGGAGGTCAGCGCCTGGCCGAAGATGACGGCCACGCCGCCACCGCCGGCGGAGACGCCGTCGATGTCCTGCACTGCGAAGAGGAAGGACAGCAGCAAGATCCAGCCGCCGATCGCCGAGTAGAAGATCGACCGCCAGATGCCCTTCGCCGCGGCGTTCGCGGCGCTGCGGGTCTCCTCCGACAGGTGCGCGGAGGCGTCGTAGCCGGTGATCGTGTACTGGGTGAGGATGGCCGCCATCGGCAGCACGTAGAGCAGGAAGCCGAAGCCGGAGGTCTCGCCGCCGAACAGGCCGGTGTTGTTGACCAGCGTGCCGAAGACGTCACCCGCGCTCGCGTGGTGGTCGGGGACGACCACCAGCACCAGCACCACGATCAGCGCGCCGGCCACGTGCCACCAGACCGAGACGTTGTTCAGGATCGCCAGCAGCTGACTGGAGAAGATGTTGACCACCGCGGCGATCGCCAGGATCGCCAGGAAGATCAGGAACACCCGGTACAGGCTGTACCCCTCGGCCCAGGACTCGCTGAACGTGCTCAGCGTCAGGTCCAGGAAGGTGGCGCAGCCGTAGGCCACCGATGCCACGATCGCGATCAGGCCGATCAGGTTGAGCCAGCCGGTGTAGTAGCCGGCCTTCGGGCCGCCGAGTTTCGCTGCCCACCAGTAGATCCCGCCGGAGGTCGGGTACGCGGAGACCAGCTCCGACATGGAGAACCCGATGAGCAGGATGAAGATCGAGATGATCGGCCAGCCCCAGGCGATGGCGGCCGGTCCGCCGTTGTTCCAGCCCAGTCCGAACGAGGTGAAACACCCGGCCAGGATGGAGATGATGGAGAACGAGATCGCGAAGTTGGAGAAGCCGGACCAGCTGCGGTGCAGCTCCTGCTTGTAGCCGAGCGAGGCGAGATGTGCTTCGTCGTCGGACAGTTCGGGTGCGGTCGCCACGGGACACTCCTTCGGGGGCCTGGGGGAGCAGGGACGGGCAGGGCGGTGGCGCTGACTGCGGACCGGAGACGGATCCGGGATGTCGGGAATGACGGGACGGGGTGACGGGACCGGTGGAGCGGCGCGGACCGCGGAGCTAGGGACCGGCGCCGGCGGCGGCCCGCAGCAGCGAGGGCAGAGCCGTCGCGGTGAAGGTTCGCACCGCCCGCTCGTATTTGTCCATGGTCCATTCGGTCAGATCCACGGCGGGCGTCATCGCGTGCTGCCGGATGACACCCCACAGCGTCCAGCCGTACCGGGCCAACAGCGTCTGCAGCCGGCAGCGGGCGGGCATCCGCGGGTCCGCGGTGCCGAAGTACGCGATCGCCAGCGCGTCGGCCGCGTCGTCGTCCAGCAGCGACTCCCCGGCGATGTTGCCGATCTCGAAGCTCGGGTCACCGGTGCCGGCGTACTCGTAGTCGATGATCCACAGGCGGCCGCCGTCGTCGATGAAGTTCGCCGCGAGCAGGTCGTTGTGGCACGGCACCGCGGGCGGCGGGTCCAGGGCGAGCACCCGGACCACCTCGGCGCAGGTGTCGAGGTGGTCGGTGTACCCGGCGGGCAGCGGCAGCCCCAGCCGCACGCAGGTCGACAGGTATTCCCGCTGCCGGACGGCCATGTCGAAGGTGCCCAGGAACGGCGGCGCCGAGTGCAGGGTGCGCACCGCCGCCGCGATACGCGGGAGCATTGCCGGGTCGCGGACGTCGGCCTCGGTGAGGGTCCGGCCGGGCACGAAACGCACCACCAGCACGCCGTCGTCGGGCCGGAAGTCGAGCACGTCGGGCGCGATCCCGGTGCTCGCCGCGGCCCGGCTGTTGTGGTCCTCGGCGGTGCGGTCGATGGCCAGCAGCGCGCCGGTCGGGTCCGACAACCGGGCCACCGCGGACGTCCCGGGCAGGTCGACCCGCAGGTTGCGGTTGGTCAGGCCGCCGGTCAGTTCGGAGACGACCCGGTCAGGCGTGGCCAGCAGCGGGACGGCGTCCAGGCGCTGCAGCAGCGCCTCGTCCACCGCACCGACCACCGTCCACCGACTTCCGCTGCTGGAAAGGACCTGCCCGTTGGCGGGATGGTAGACAGCGGCACGCCCCCGGTCCAGACCCCGCGCCCGCCGGTGATCCGGCCACGGCGCAACGGATCTCGTCGCCGTGGCCTCCCGCCGCTCCCGGTTTGCCTCTGACTGCCGGCGAGAGGCGATGTCCTGCAGCATCTGTCGGGAATAGGGGTGGCGACGGAATCGGTTGGCCGGCAGGTGGGTGTGGACGGGCCCCGGTGCGGGCGCTAGCGTCGCCGGAGTCGATCATCACGCGGCTGCTCCCGCCGCGGAAGGAGCACGCGGATGTCCGTCGCCCCGGGACCCGGCACCGACCTGCCCGACCGCGCCCGGATCGTGGTGATCGGCGGCGGGGTCGGCGGCGCGAGCATCGCCTACCACCTGGCGCAGCGCGGAGAGCGCGATGTGTTGCTGCTGGAGCGGTCGGAGCTCACCAGCGGATCGACGTTCCACTCGGCGGGCATGGTCGGGCAGCTGCGGTCCGATCCCACGCTGACCCGGATGAACATGTACTCGGTGGAGCTGTACCGGGAGCTGCAGGCGGGGGAGAACCCGCCGGGCTGGACCGAGACCGGCAGCATCCGGCTGGCGTCCTCGCCGCTCCGCCTGGAGGAGCTGCGCCGGCAGCTGGACTGGGCGCAGGTGGTCGGGCTGCCGATGGAGCTGATCACCGCCGGGCGGGCGCAGGAGCTGTTCCCGCTGATGGACACCGACGGCGTGCTGGGCGGGGTCTACCTGCCGACCGACGGGCACGTCGACCCGTCCCAGCTCTGCTACGCCCTGGCCGCCGGCGCCCGCGCGGGCGGGGTGCGGGTCGAGCAGCGCACCCGGGTCACCGGGATCGACGTCCGGGACGGTCGGGTGCACGGCGTCCGGACCGACCGCGGCGACGTGGCGTGCGAGATCGTGGTGGACGCCGGCGGCATGTTCGCCGCCGAGATCGGCCGGTTGGCCGGGGTGCGGATCCCGCTGCTGCCGATGGCCCACCAGTACCTGGTCACCGACGTCGTCCCGGTGCCGGGCGGGATCGAGCTGCGCTCGTTGCCGTCGCTGCGCGACCCGGACCTGCTGGTCTACTTCCGCCCGGAGGGCCAGGGCCTGCTGATGGGCGGCTACGAACGGACCCCCGAGGCGTTCTCCGCCGGCCGGGACCGGCTGGACGCGGTGCCCGCCGATTTCAACGGCAAACTGCTGGCCGAGGACTGGGAGCGGTTCGCCGAGATCGCCGACAACGCCCGGATCCGGGTGCCGGTGATGGACCGGGTCGGGGTGCGCCGGGTCATCAACGGGCCCGAGGCCTTCACCCCGGACAACGAGTTCTGCCTGGGTGAAACGGATGTCGACGGGTTCTTCGTCTCGGCCGGATTCTGTGCGCACGGCATTGCCGGGGCCGGCGGGGTCGGGCGGCTGATGGCCGACTGGGTGCTGGACGGCCGCCCGTCTGCCGACGTCCGGCACATGGACGTGGCCCGCTTCGGCCGGCAGTTCGCCTCGCCGTCCTACACCTACGACCGGATCGTCGAGAACTACTCGACCTACTACGACGTCCGGCTGCCCGGCCACGAGCGGACCGCCGGCCGGCCGCTGCGCACCTCGCCTGCCTACCCCTGGCACCGCGAGCACGGCGCGGTGTTCGGCGAGAAGGACGGCTGGGAGCGGGTGCTCTTCTACTCCACGCCGGTGTCGGACGGCGCCGACCTGCCGGTACCGAGAGGCTGGGCCGGAGCGAACTTCTCGCCCGCGGCTACGGCGGAACACCTGGCCTGCCGTGGATCCGCGGCGGTGTTCGACGAGTCCTCCTTCGCGAAGCTGCGGATCACCGGTGCTGAGGCGGCGGTGTTCCTGGACCTGGTGTGCGACAACAGGATCGACCGGGAGGTCGGTGCGGTCGTCTACACCCAGCTGCTCAACGAGCACGGCGGGATCGAGG
Proteins encoded:
- a CDS encoding GcvT family protein, with amino-acid sequence MSVAPGPGTDLPDRARIVVIGGGVGGASIAYHLAQRGERDVLLLERSELTSGSTFHSAGMVGQLRSDPTLTRMNMYSVELYRELQAGENPPGWTETGSIRLASSPLRLEELRRQLDWAQVVGLPMELITAGRAQELFPLMDTDGVLGGVYLPTDGHVDPSQLCYALAAGARAGGVRVEQRTRVTGIDVRDGRVHGVRTDRGDVACEIVVDAGGMFAAEIGRLAGVRIPLLPMAHQYLVTDVVPVPGGIELRSLPSLRDPDLLVYFRPEGQGLLMGGYERTPEAFSAGRDRLDAVPADFNGKLLAEDWERFAEIADNARIRVPVMDRVGVRRVINGPEAFTPDNEFCLGETDVDGFFVSAGFCAHGIAGAGGVGRLMADWVLDGRPSADVRHMDVARFGRQFASPSYTYDRIVENYSTYYDVRLPGHERTAGRPLRTSPAYPWHREHGAVFGEKDGWERVLFYSTPVSDGADLPVPRGWAGANFSPAATAEHLACRGSAAVFDESSFAKLRITGAEAAVFLDLVCDNRIDREVGAVVYTQLLNEHGGIEADVTVSRRGPEEFQLVTGTAFGAHDGAWLRRQARRTGSAVRIDDVTSALGCYALWGPRAREVLQPLTSTDLSDAAFPYLTGQELTIGAVPVWAQRVTYVGELGWEIYAPAEYGAGLWAQLAALPGVTPAGYRAIESLRLEKAYRAWGSDLTSRTTPLEAGLGFCVAWDKPDFLGKAALLRQREEGPAQLLRTLVVEDPTAVVLGGEPVRVDGTVVGRVTSGGYGWTVRSSIAFAYLPSAIRPGAQAEISMFGTWYPAEVRAGALHDPRNTAVRS
- a CDS encoding amino acid permease, with product MATAPELSDDEAHLASLGYKQELHRSWSGFSNFAISFSIISILAGCFTSFGLGWNNGGPAAIAWGWPIISIFILLIGFSMSELVSAYPTSGGIYWWAAKLGGPKAGYYTGWLNLIGLIAIVASVAYGCATFLDLTLSTFSESWAEGYSLYRVFLIFLAILAIAAVVNIFSSQLLAILNNVSVWWHVAGALIVVLVLVVVPDHHASAGDVFGTLVNNTGLFGGETSGFGFLLYVLPMAAILTQYTITGYDASAHLSEETRSAANAAAKGIWRSIFYSAIGGWILLLSFLFAVQDIDGVSAGGGGVAVIFGQALTSGWAGVVLLISTAGQFFCTVACLTSCSRMLFAFSRDGAVPGAKQWASLSRSRVPAKGVLLCAVVAAIITLPALVEVDINGAPVPVAFFAVVSIGVVGLYVCFAIPIFLRWRMGDRFPVGKWNLGRKYKWINAIALVQIVLTSIVALFPTSAGGMPWDSSFEWKFVNYTPLLVGGALILLWIFWHVSVKKWFTGPKTTVDLPAGVSSSDEIGLEKRGGSAHGG
- a CDS encoding phosphotransferase, which encodes MDEALLQRLDAVPLLATPDRVVSELTGGLTNRNLRVDLPGTSAVARLSDPTGALLAIDRTAEDHNSRAAASTGIAPDVLDFRPDDGVLVVRFVPGRTLTEADVRDPAMLPRIAAAVRTLHSAPPFLGTFDMAVRQREYLSTCVRLGLPLPAGYTDHLDTCAEVVRVLALDPPPAVPCHNDLLAANFIDDGGRLWIIDYEYAGTGDPSFEIGNIAGESLLDDDAADALAIAYFGTADPRMPARCRLQTLLARYGWTLWGVIRQHAMTPAVDLTEWTMDKYERAVRTFTATALPSLLRAAAGAGP